The genomic segment CCCCACGGACATTCATGATATTCAAGCTCCTTCGCACACACCACCTCGGAACACGGCAAGcactgatcctcctcctccttctccttctgctgctgctgttgttgctcttgttgttgttggtcaacctgttgttgttgttgttgttgctgttgttcttgttgttgttgttgttggtctacctgttcttgttgttgttgttgttggtcttgttgttgatgttggtctACTTGTTCTTGTTGCAGCAGCTGGCCTTGTACGCTGGAAAGGAAGCGAGATAAGGTTAATGATAATACTATTgtcaatgaggaggaggaggaggaggaggaggaggaggaggaggaggaggaggaggaggaggaggaggaggaggaggaggaggaggaggaggaagtggtggcggtggtggtggtgttggtggtggttacaTGCACCAAGAAGATAGGGAGAGGTTACATAActgacaaaggaggaggagaaggagaaggaggaggaggaggaggaggagataatggtgGTGGCACAGTAGTTAGTTACGTGCGTAGGGTAAGAATTAAAGGATGGATCACATAAGGA from the Scylla paramamosain isolate STU-SP2022 chromosome 17, ASM3559412v1, whole genome shotgun sequence genome contains:
- the LOC135108362 gene encoding probable basic-leucine zipper transcription factor K; its protein translation is MRPFSLYYLVALVVVVAVSVQGQLLQQEQVDQHQQQDQQQQQQEQVDQQQQQQEQQQQQQQQQVDQQQQEQQQQQQKEKEEEDQCLPCSEVVCAKELEYHECPWGRVRDPCHCCDECAKGPGDVCGGKNGTCLPGFKCIPRTAGGGRCEWRPLPTFHNKKITKN